One Methylomonas sp. LL1 DNA window includes the following coding sequences:
- a CDS encoding 2Fe-2S iron-sulfur cluster-binding protein → MTGTINLDGQTIPFEDGQTIIEAATAAGVYIPHLCHKPGYTPHGSCKLCTVKVNGRNCSACTFPAVNGQSVISNNEELEQDRRRITQMLFVEGNHLCPSCEKSGNCQLQGVAYHLNMLDNHYPHFYPQREMDASHPDILIDHNRCIFCNLCVRASKEKDGKNVFAIAGRGINKRLIINSPSGQLKDSDVDVNDCAVHICPTGAILIKRTGYQVPIGQRIYDHKHISEVALAQENAHGQD, encoded by the coding sequence ATGACAGGCACCATCAATCTCGACGGCCAAACCATTCCATTCGAGGACGGCCAAACCATTATCGAAGCCGCTACCGCGGCGGGCGTCTACATTCCGCATCTATGCCACAAGCCCGGCTACACGCCGCACGGCAGCTGCAAACTATGCACCGTAAAAGTCAACGGCCGCAATTGTTCGGCCTGCACCTTTCCGGCCGTGAACGGCCAAAGCGTGATCAGCAACAACGAGGAATTGGAACAAGACCGGCGCCGCATCACCCAGATGCTGTTCGTGGAAGGCAACCATCTCTGCCCATCCTGCGAAAAATCCGGCAACTGCCAGTTGCAAGGGGTGGCCTATCATCTGAATATGCTCGACAACCATTACCCGCATTTTTACCCTCAACGGGAAATGGATGCCTCGCATCCGGACATCTTGATTGACCACAACCGCTGCATTTTCTGCAACCTGTGCGTGCGCGCCAGCAAGGAGAAGGACGGCAAGAACGTATTCGCCATTGCCGGACGCGGCATCAACAAACGCCTGATCATCAATTCCCCTAGCGGGCAATTGAAGGACAGCGACGTTGACGTTAACGACTGTGCCGTTCATATTTGCCCGACCGGCGCAATTCTGATCAAGCGTACCGGTTATCAGGTGCCGATCGGACAACGCATTTACGACCACAAACACATCAGCGAAGTGGCATTAGCCCAGGAGAATGCTCATGGCCAAGATTAA
- a CDS encoding NAD(P)H-dependent oxidoreductase subunit E, translating to MKTFLETVLAQADYQPVRLLTILREVQAQYRHIPAEAITLLAEALHIPRTQIISVVEFYSFLHLTPQGSYDILISDSITDRMLDKENLLSYLSSVLKVKVGEVRGDGLVSLNNTSCTGMCDQGPAGLVNGLALTRLDRPKIDEIAALIDQQKPLGEWPAHLFEVSDNIHKAGLLLNLPTDKGAAIKAAYNRGIAATLDEIDRSGLRGRGGAGFKTAMKWRFCADEKSDVHYVVCNADEGEPGTFKDRVLLNSYADQVFEGMTLAAAIIGAKQGFLYLRGEYQHLYSKLQAILQQRRSEGLLGNNILELGLDFDIEICLGAGAYICGEESALIESLEGKPGIPRNRPPYPVTSGYLNKPTVVNNVETFLAAGKIAVHGGAWFSGFGTEKSAGSKILSICGDCAEPGIYEYPFGISIRQILHDCGAEDVLGVQIGGPSGTFISNREFDRQLAFEDLATGGSFIVFNNSRNIFEITQNFIHFFAHESCGFCTPCRVGTSLLKKQLDKIVDGHGSAGDVVELESLCQLVKNNSHCGLGQTAANPILSTLQRYPDLYERQLKDISYEPGFDLDGALEVARRMAHRDDAAAHLSQVED from the coding sequence ATGAAAACGTTTTTAGAGACAGTTCTCGCACAAGCAGACTACCAACCGGTTAGGCTGTTAACCATACTCAGGGAAGTTCAAGCGCAATATCGGCATATTCCGGCCGAAGCCATAACCCTATTGGCCGAGGCCCTACACATTCCCCGCACGCAGATCATCTCGGTGGTGGAATTCTACAGTTTTCTACACCTAACACCACAAGGCAGCTACGACATTCTGATCAGCGATTCGATTACCGACCGCATGCTCGACAAGGAAAATCTACTCAGTTATCTATCCAGTGTGTTGAAAGTGAAAGTCGGCGAAGTGCGCGGCGATGGCCTGGTTAGCCTGAACAATACGTCCTGTACCGGCATGTGCGATCAAGGGCCGGCCGGTTTGGTCAACGGCCTGGCTTTAACCCGGCTGGACAGACCCAAAATCGACGAAATCGCCGCGCTGATCGACCAGCAAAAGCCGTTGGGCGAATGGCCGGCCCATTTATTCGAGGTCAGCGACAATATCCATAAGGCCGGATTGCTACTGAACCTACCTACAGATAAAGGCGCGGCAATCAAAGCCGCATATAACCGTGGAATTGCCGCCACACTGGATGAAATTGATCGTTCCGGCCTGCGCGGACGCGGCGGTGCCGGATTTAAAACCGCAATGAAATGGCGTTTCTGCGCCGACGAAAAATCCGACGTCCATTACGTGGTCTGTAACGCCGACGAAGGCGAACCAGGTACCTTCAAGGATCGGGTACTGCTAAACAGTTACGCCGACCAAGTTTTCGAAGGCATGACTCTGGCAGCGGCAATCATCGGCGCCAAACAAGGCTTTTTATACCTACGCGGCGAATATCAACACCTGTATTCAAAATTACAAGCCATTTTGCAACAACGCCGCTCTGAAGGCTTGCTTGGCAACAACATTCTGGAACTGGGCCTGGATTTCGATATCGAAATTTGCCTAGGCGCGGGCGCCTATATCTGCGGAGAGGAATCGGCGCTGATCGAATCCCTCGAAGGCAAACCGGGCATACCGCGCAATCGGCCACCCTATCCGGTGACCAGCGGCTATTTGAATAAACCGACCGTGGTCAACAACGTCGAAACCTTCCTGGCGGCCGGTAAAATTGCTGTGCATGGCGGTGCCTGGTTCTCCGGATTCGGCACCGAGAAATCGGCGGGCAGCAAAATCTTGAGCATTTGCGGCGATTGCGCCGAACCCGGTATTTATGAGTATCCGTTCGGTATCAGCATCCGCCAGATCTTGCACGATTGTGGCGCAGAAGACGTGCTGGGCGTGCAAATCGGCGGCCCTTCCGGCACCTTTATTTCCAACCGCGAATTCGACCGCCAGCTGGCATTCGAAGATTTGGCCACCGGCGGTTCGTTCATCGTGTTTAACAACAGCCGTAATATTTTCGAGATCACGCAGAACTTCATCCACTTCTTCGCCCATGAAAGCTGCGGCTTTTGCACGCCTTGCCGTGTCGGCACTTCGCTATTGAAAAAACAGCTGGATAAAATCGTCGATGGCCACGGTTCGGCCGGCGATGTGGTCGAGCTGGAAAGCTTGTGCCAATTGGTAAAAAACAACAGCCATTGCGGCCTGGGACAAACCGCCGCCAACCCGATCTTATCGACCTTGCAACGCTATCCGGATTTGTACGAGAGGCAGTTGAAGGACATCAGCTACGAACCCGGTTTTGATCTGGACGGGGCGCTGGAAGTCGCCCGCCGCATGGCGCATCGCGACGATGCCGCCGCGCATTTGTCGCAAGTGGAGGATTAA
- a CDS encoding DciA family protein, producing MNHSKKPVFKSALDFDGGPLALCLEKIAEQKVLLRVVQAAMPAPIAEHALHCLLNGSRLLIYTDSAAWASQIRFFRESILNKMQQSGQRKITNIQVKILLTSREMQSDRTANLPSTETVQAILRQVDQKSNDVLDLALSRLAKTLRKRLED from the coding sequence ATGAATCACTCAAAAAAACCTGTGTTTAAATCAGCCTTGGATTTCGATGGCGGGCCGCTGGCGCTGTGTCTGGAAAAAATCGCCGAGCAAAAGGTGTTGTTGCGCGTCGTGCAAGCCGCCATGCCGGCGCCGATAGCCGAACATGCCTTGCATTGCCTGCTAAACGGCTCGCGCTTGCTGATTTATACCGACTCGGCTGCCTGGGCCTCGCAAATTCGTTTTTTCCGTGAGTCAATACTAAACAAAATGCAACAGTCTGGACAGCGAAAAATTACCAATATCCAGGTAAAAATTTTGCTGACATCAAGGGAGATGCAATCCGACAGGACCGCGAACTTACCCTCGACCGAAACTGTACAGGCAATTCTGAGACAGGTTGATCAGAAAAGCAATGATGTTTTGGATTTGGCTCTGTCCCGATTAGCCAAGACACTGCGGAAACGATTGGAAGATTGA
- the lpxC gene encoding UDP-3-O-acyl-N-acetylglucosamine deacetylase has protein sequence MIKQRTLKNTIRATGVGLHTGDKVYLTLHPAEADTGIRFRRTDLEIPVMIEARPENVGETKLSTTLVRDNIKVSTVEHLLSAMAGLGIDNAIVDVSAPEVPIMDGSAGPFVFLLQSAGVVEQDSPKQYIRIKKPIRVEEGDKWAAFEPFDGFKVTFTIDFEHPAFSEHLKTAVMDFSSTTFVKEVSRARTFGFMRDIEFLRENNLALGGSLDNAIVVDDDRVLNEDGLRYADEFVKHKILDAIGDLYLLGHSLIGEYKGFKSGHALNNKLLLTLLEDKDAWEMVTFDNADEAPISFMRSAQTPIPAAR, from the coding sequence ATGATCAAACAACGCACACTCAAAAACACGATACGAGCCACTGGCGTTGGCTTACACACCGGGGATAAGGTCTATCTGACCCTGCACCCCGCCGAGGCGGATACCGGTATACGTTTTCGCCGCACCGATCTGGAAATACCTGTCATGATAGAAGCCCGCCCCGAAAACGTGGGCGAAACCAAATTATCCACGACATTGGTACGCGACAACATCAAGGTCTCAACGGTCGAGCATCTGTTGTCGGCCATGGCTGGCCTGGGTATCGACAATGCCATCGTCGATGTCAGCGCCCCCGAAGTACCGATCATGGACGGCAGTGCCGGACCTTTTGTATTTTTGCTGCAATCGGCCGGCGTGGTCGAACAGGATTCGCCCAAGCAATACATCCGTATCAAAAAACCGATCCGAGTGGAAGAGGGCGATAAATGGGCGGCGTTCGAACCGTTTGACGGCTTTAAAGTCACTTTTACCATCGATTTTGAACACCCGGCTTTTTCCGAGCATCTGAAAACCGCCGTGATGGATTTCTCATCCACCACTTTCGTCAAGGAAGTCAGCCGCGCCCGGACTTTTGGCTTTATGCGCGACATCGAATTTTTGCGCGAAAACAATCTGGCCCTAGGCGGCAGCCTGGACAACGCCATTGTCGTGGATGACGATAGAGTATTGAACGAAGATGGCTTGCGTTATGCCGATGAATTTGTAAAACATAAAATCCTCGACGCGATAGGCGATCTGTATTTATTGGGACACAGCCTGATTGGCGAGTACAAAGGCTTCAAATCCGGTCACGCACTGAATAACAAACTGCTGCTGACATTGCTTGAAGACAAGGACGCCTGGGAAATGGTCACTTTCGACAATGCGGACGAAGCACCCATCTCCTTTATGCGTTCGGCGCAAACGCCTATCCCCGCCGCCCGCTAA